A part of Sulfuricella sp. genomic DNA contains:
- a CDS encoding DUF411 domain-containing protein: MPRRVLIAAILAMTLHGAQAAGTRDLPPVVIYGPDPCLACMEWAYHLMENGFSVTFNATRDMAALKRRLGVPQKAESVLTAKVGRYFVEGHVPAEDIKQLLLDKPRARGLAVPGLPLGAPGFEGGDPTCEAGCTIVDAGSSERESQRELYDTLLVAPNGKTSVYARH; encoded by the coding sequence ATGCCGAGACGGGTTTTGATTGCAGCGATCCTGGCCATGACTCTGCATGGTGCGCAGGCGGCAGGGACCAGGGATTTGCCCCCGGTCGTGATTTACGGGCCGGACCCCTGCCTCGCCTGCATGGAATGGGCCTATCACCTGATGGAGAACGGGTTTTCCGTGACTTTCAATGCCACGCGAGACATGGCGGCACTCAAGCGCCGTCTTGGCGTGCCGCAGAAGGCAGAATCCGTCCTGACCGCGAAGGTGGGGCGCTATTTTGTCGAGGGGCATGTCCCGGCTGAGGACATCAAGCAACTGCTGCTGGATAAACCCCGGGCCCGCGGCCTTGCCGTGCCGGGCTTGCCGCTTGGCGCGCCGGGTTTCGAGGGCGGCGATCCTACCTGTGAAGCTGGCTGCACGATCGTGGATGCGGGCAGCTCGGAGCGCGAATCCCAGCGCGAGCTGTACGATACCCTGCTGGTGGCGCCCAACGGCAAGACCAGCGTCTACGCAAGGCATTGA
- a CDS encoding energy-coupling factor ABC transporter permease, which yields MNFPDGLLPPSWQWLAHLLFVAVLAWSVAAAPWRRLRDNEQLHLFLGACVALMLLWSIKTGIRPGLNFHLLGATVFTLMFGPWLAIMGLGVVLLGVTAYGLSGWESFSVNGLLMDVLPVMTSYLVYRLVDSKLPNHFFVYIFLNAFIGAAVAMALTGLVATGLLVLAGAYTADYLTSNYLPYFLLMGWSEALLSGMMLTLLVVYRPQWVATFDDARYIRNK from the coding sequence ATGAATTTCCCCGACGGCCTGCTTCCTCCCTCCTGGCAATGGCTTGCGCACCTGTTGTTCGTGGCGGTGCTGGCTTGGTCCGTGGCCGCGGCACCCTGGCGGCGCCTGCGCGACAACGAGCAGCTGCATCTCTTCCTGGGCGCGTGCGTGGCCCTGATGCTGTTGTGGAGCATCAAGACCGGCATCAGGCCGGGGCTGAATTTCCATCTCCTCGGCGCCACCGTCTTTACCCTGATGTTCGGCCCCTGGCTGGCGATCATGGGTCTGGGCGTGGTGCTGCTGGGGGTGACGGCGTATGGCCTGAGCGGCTGGGAGAGCTTTTCCGTCAACGGGCTGTTGATGGACGTGCTGCCGGTGATGACGAGCTATCTCGTTTACCGCCTGGTGGACAGCAAATTGCCCAACCATTTTTTTGTTTATATCTTTCTCAATGCCTTTATCGGCGCGGCTGTTGCCATGGCCCTGACCGGGCTGGTTGCGACCGGGCTGCTGGTGCTGGCGGGCGCCTATACGGCGGATTACCTGACCAGCAATTACCTGCCCTATTTCCTGCTTATGGGCTGGTCGGAAGCCCTGCTCAGCGGCATGATGCTCACCTTGCTGGTGGTGTATCGCCCGCAATGGGTGGCGACCTTCGACGATGCGCGCTATATCCGCAACAAATAG